The following is a genomic window from Drosophila busckii strain San Diego stock center, stock number 13000-0081.31 chromosome 2L, ASM1175060v1, whole genome shotgun sequence.
TGAAGTTATCAAagaatatttactttataagcatataataataatatgcttGACCAAAACATGGAAACTGACACGACAGATCAAAGCAAGGATGATATACTCATTTGCCTGCCCGGAGAGCGCTTGTGCCGCGTGGAAGACAATGTTGTGCTGGGAGAAGGAACCTACGAGCAAGGCGGCTACATTTATGCATCCAAATCGGGCATAGTTTCTATAGTGGAGTCCGAAGAAAAGGTAagcaaaagagaaaacaaGCATGTGTAGTATTTAATCAAACGCTTAATTGCAGTATCAAATGGTGAGCGTCAACAAGCCCGGCTTCCATCTAACTATACCAGCTACTGGAGATGTGGTCACAGCGCGTGTGCTAGTCACCACACCTAAGTTTGCCAAATGTGCAATATTCTGCGTGCGAAATGTGCTGCTGGAGAGCAGCTATCGTGGCCTGCTGCGCAAGGAAGACGTGAGAGAAACAGAAAAGGATCGTGTGGATATATACAAATCTTTCAAGCCCGGCGATATTATATTGGCGCGTGTGATTAATCAAATGGAGCAATCGTTTATGCTAAGCACAGCCGAATCGGAGCTGGGCGTTGTTATAGCCTATGCCAGCGATGCTCGCAAAAATCGCATACCCATGGTTCCCATAGGCTGGGGTGAAATGCAATGCCCGCAGACAACTATTAAGGAGCCTCGCAAGGTGGCCAAGGTGTTGCCCGAGAGCACAATAAAATCCGAACCATAACAAAACGTAAATCATAACTAtgttaaatagtttttgtttgtaaaaatGTCAGCCATAGATCAACTGGGGCAGACTAGCTATCAACAGTTAAGAGTTCGTGCAAATATTGAATGTCAATTAGATGCCAAAAGgcaaaatgcaacagcaacagcatttgaATTATGTTGAACATCGCGTGCCGCAACATTGTAGAGGGTGACTAAAGCCAACTCCATGGCTAGAAGAAACAGTAAATACTAGTAATTGTAGTAGATGTAGATGTAGGTCCGAGGGTCAATGACTAACAATAagccaaaaatatgcaaatgagcgTGTAACTATAACTGTTACTGCAGTCAGTCGCAGGGATAGTCAGGATATGCTGCTAACCCTATGGACAACCAATCATTGTTTGATCAATAAACAACATCGCAACTCGTTTGGAGTGCCGGTTAggttaatattcaaattgcagataaataaaaccaataagatatttaaatgaatttcagtAAAGTAAGTATGTTAGCATGTAGCAGTCAGAGTTATAGCTATAGCAATTTCAGACGTCAGCAGACAAACGTCTGGGAAATAAATTCACATTCATAGCTCATTCACAGAGTAGCCACAGTGTGGACAAGAACGGCACAGCAATGGTGCAAATATCCCAAACGGAGGACGAAATCAAAATCTCCATTGAACTCAACAGACTGGTGACACGCAAGCCGGACGtagtgctgctgccacaatATATCAAATTCAACAATCCACCCATATTCTTTGAGCGTCATCTGGCCCAGGATATTGACGAGCTGGCCAGCTTTTGTCGCATTTTCAAGAATGAAGCGCGCATTGTGCTAATCAAAAAGCAGCCTGGCATTTGGCCAGAGCTATTCCAAAAGCTGAGCAAGGAGTGTCTGCTGCAGAAGCGTCTGGAGATAGCCGATCTCATAGTGGAGCGCAACAAGCAACGCGATCAGCTGGCGCTGGAACGCTATGAGAACAAGCGACGCACCGAAATCGAAAAGGAAATCAAGCGTGAGAGCGATATGAAAGATCGTGTGAAGAATTTCCAGCAGGCATCTGTGCAGGAGGCGCTCATGGTCGGCGGAAAGGAAACGCATGCCAAGCCccatggcaacagcaacaacgaaaactacaacaacaatagcaactgcAATTACAAACAAGGGACTGCAGCGGACATTAGGCAAGCCACGCCCATCACACGCTACCAACCCCCGACTGCGATGACTGCAGTGCGTGGCAGCGGACGCATAAGCATTAGTTTCTCCGCTCAGCACAAGCGTGAGACACCCAAGCGCGAGTCGCAGGAGAATATACAGATACCCTTCACCATTCACGATCGTCAAAATGCCAATCCCCATGTGGAGAAGACAACGCCCATGGAAACACTCGATGAATAGTAACAAGCagaacaatttttttttacagtgtgtgtgcgtgtgtgggggTGTGAATATTGTCAATAAACTTACACGCGTAATTCAATTggaatacttttattttaaattagataaaatatacaacaattattacatatgcatatatccattatattattattactttttgtttttatagtatAAGCTTTAAACACAATACAAAATCATAATACAcagtatttttgttttagctatGCAATTCAAcgttttgcagcaatttaaagtttagaatacacgtttatttatattttatagttatgcggttatagtttttatatatattgcagtTTCATAGCGTGTGAAAAaggttattattattattagtatatgtacaaatttctaaatttatgcTCACATTATGTTGATTATAGTATGTATACTTGTTTAATATGCCTTTTGTTGACGTTGGTTAATAATCATTTTCGTATTCGAgttttataaagtttaaatatcGTTTTAGTTCCAAATACCAAGTTTTATAGCTAACTATATGTATAGATAATTTACTGTACTGCTTTtcattgcttattaattttaaatgctgcagtAGAGTGACGTTATGGGAAGGAGTTTAGCGCTCAACTAGACGAGTATTGATTTGGATTCCCTAACGAGGAGGCCTAGGCTAAGCCTGTTTGtgaatatgtttttatatagtcgtattttgtgattttgtttCTATATATCAGCCCTAGCATATACTATTAGCCATTATAGCGCTTGGTATGTTTGTATATCTGTTATATGTACAATTCGTTTgctatttttgatttaaggtttaagtgtgtgtatgttctGTATGCAAACTTGCATAGTTTATACTCTTAGGAagtacatttttatatttatatataaaaaacaaaaaaaaaaacaagctttGGCGCTTTTGAAGTAATCCAATTCTGTTGTGGGTAGTGGGAGGGGCGTACATAATGCttgctgtttgctattttctTTGGaattactttttctttttcgcttTGTCCGGCTTGAGCGTGGCAATCAGGGATCAAGCGGACGTCTCGTTTGGTTCCATCCAGCCCTCACTGTCATCTTCGCTATCCGAATCCTCCGACTCGGATAGCTCGATGGCCACACGTCTGGCCAAAATGGAGGCAACATCCAGCATAGCCGTATTACGCTCAATTTCCTTCAGCTCCGACTTTTCCACCTTGCGCAAACTGATGCCTAGAGTAAATGAAAAGTGTGTGTTTGAAAAAATTGAACTCAAGCAATAACTGAAAGCAGTTTATACCATCTCTTATGGCCTTCATTAGATCGTTGCGTGGGTCATGGAATGGTGGCATTATCTTCTTGGCTGCCACTATATGTGTATTGCCATTGGGCTGCAATAACTGCTGCATATCGCCATTGACCAGCGACTTGGGCATGATCTGATGCGGATGCGTTGGCATTTGTACTGTGCCCAGACCGTCCTCAACTGGTGgaggcggcggtggtggcggcggcgctgcatTCGGGGGCGACATTTTGGGCGAGTGCTGaaataaaagctgcaagcCATAAGTATATATCTTTACTTTGCTTTCTCCGTTGAAGCTTACCTGGTCCGGCACTGGTGGCGGCGGTGGAAAATCGCttgattgttgattgttgtgtGCCATGCTCATGCTGTTGAAAGTGTTGTTGAGTTGCGCCATGACCAAATCGTTGGCAGTGCTGCTGGGCGCCATCTGCGGAGAGCCAGCTCGCGATGTGCTATTGGTGCGTCCCAGCAGCTTGGCCGCCATATGACCACTGGCATTGCCATTCATAACGCCCATGGGCGATACCACATCCGGCACAGGGGGCGGCGGTGGCAATGCATCACGACTGGTGGACATGCTGCGTCCACGCGTGGGCGTATTGGCATTGGAGGCATTTGGCGTGCCACCGCCGCTGCCATTGGAAGGCGGCGCCGGTGGTGGCTGCGATGGTCGCGGCTTGTTGCGTGACGGTGTACCCGGTCCATAAATGGGCTCCGGCGAGAGCGCGCCTTGTCCACCGCTCTGTCCGTACTGTCCATAGAGCGTGCCATCATACATCTGCTGTTGGCCCTGATGatgcatctgctgctgctgaatgcCATTGGTGCCATATGCAGCGGCATATTGATTGGCCGTCTGTGGTGTCAATTGGTCGTAGCCGCTGCCATCGAGCTGCTCCGCCGGATAAGTGCGCAGCTCAATCGAATTGGGACGCGGCGGACGCGTATCATAAATGCCGCCCATATCTATAAAAACATAATGAGAGGGGTAAGTCACCATTgaacatttcaattgttgctaagcaaacagaaactgcaattgttaattattattattaaatattgtacaaAATTAACACATTTATAAAGGACGCAAAGTagtgagaaaaaaatataaataaattattggcaagcaaaacattttgttgtttacaaaaaactataaatgttGAACGCACAGTGTCACTAAAGTGCGCATTGctattaaacaattgtgttATTTTGTGAGCCAAGGCTGAGAATTGCAAGATTAAGCTTTATTAATGATTGATTTGGGTCGAAGTCTAAAAAATTCTAGGCAAACAACTTtttcaaaaatcaattataGAATTTAAAGTTCTTAagttttcaaacaaaattacatTCTAATTCAATTCCCAGCCTTTTAGTTATGTTTTAtgattaacaaataaaatattattagcaaaaatgaataaataagcaacttgaaataaaatcgAATTTCTAAACATCTAAAGTCAGTTTGCCACTGTGGACAGAAGGGATGAAAAAagaacaaattgttaaacaatttcaagtgTGGGAGCATAGAGACTAACAAATTACTTTTGCTATAAGGAGAACACgtgtatgcataaaaatttaaaaccaaTTTCAGTTGCCAATTTCTAGTTATACAATTTTGTAGCTCAATttcttataaatatacatatatagacagAGAGCTTAAGCATAcgtggttgttgtttttgttgttattgttgttgcacactTAATAGGGGGAATATGCTAAGAGTTGCAATTATGTAGATAGATAATTACAATAAGTAGAAGAGTAAGTAATAGTTGAAGGCACATTTACGAAGATAGAgagtgtgtctgtatgtgtgtgaatgttttttttatatattttgatttttttttttgcaattaattattgttgctctgACCTGTTATAGCGATAGCCGTTTGCTTTGCTAGATTACTGTTATTCTCCAAATGTGAGAGCATATTATAGGGCTTAACTGTATCTGCAAATGAGATGATCATGCTGTGTTCATATGTATGCAGTATGtcttttgtttaagctttatGCTACTTTCCAtacacatttacatatacGATACATAAAAAAGAGAGACACACGCAAAACGCAAAACTAatagacaacacacacagttgcaaataaattaaactgcgCTTTTGTTCAGAGCGTCGgggagcaacaataacaagtttAACTTTATTACTTGATATCTAATATTATATAAGTATTATAAACAACTTTTAGGAGGACTACCAATCAATGGCATCAACATATAAACTGAGCATAaattggcaaaacaaaaaatatacaaaatttcatttggtTAAAGAGAGATTTTAAATAGTATTTGGC
Proteins encoded in this region:
- the LOC108608316 gene encoding exosome complex component CSL4, whose protein sequence is MLDQNMETDTTDQSKDDILICLPGERLCRVEDNVVLGEGTYEQGGYIYASKSGIVSIVESEEKYQMVSVNKPGFHLTIPATGDVVTARVLVTTPKFAKCAIFCVRNVLLESSYRGLLRKEDVRETEKDRVDIYKSFKPGDIILARVINQMEQSFMLSTAESELGVVIAYASDARKNRIPMVPIGWGEMQCPQTTIKEPRKVAKVLPESTIKSEP
- the LOC108608281 gene encoding dynein assembly factor 4, axonemal; protein product: MVQISQTEDEIKISIELNRLVTRKPDVVLLPQYIKFNNPPIFFERHLAQDIDELASFCRIFKNEARIVLIKKQPGIWPELFQKLSKECLLQKRLEIADLIVERNKQRDQLALERYENKRRTEIEKEIKRESDMKDRVKNFQQASVQEALMVGGKETHAKPHGNSNNENYNNNSNCNYKQGTAADIRQATPITRYQPPTAMTAVRGSGRISISFSAQHKRETPKRESQENIQIPFTIHDRQNANPHVEKTTPMETLDE
- the LOC108608279 gene encoding wiskott-Aldrich syndrome protein family member 2 isoform X3 yields the protein MPLPKRSIEPVHVARSVYQQDELQSVELETVTNTTLTNIIRQLSSLSKHAEDVFGELARDVGNIGDRANSLQARIDRLAIKVTQLDSTVEEVPLTDITRKKAFKSAKVFDQQIFSRSTMPAPMLETYAQCDKPPPLDKLNVYRDDGKDGLKFYTDPNYFFELWRQEMIKDTERVMHDKGKKMHRPRQEGAGGGATNRHKKRVRTPHNTREKQRQIALGHGETLMPNNFIYRTPNAITNEESGYGTQLVQIQTVIADSDLQLGTLARRRPLPSELGNFQDLQDVDMGGIYDTRPPRPNSIELRTYPAEQLDGSGYDQLTPQTANQYAAAYGTNGIQQQQMHHQGQQQMYDGTLYGQYGQSGGQGALSPEPIYGPGTPSRNKPRPSQPPPAPPSNGSGGGTPNASNANTPTRGRSMSTSRDALPPPPPVPDVVSPMGVMNGNASGHMAAKLLGRTNSTSRAGSPQMAPSSTANDLVMAQLNNTFNSMSMAHNNQQSSDFPPPPPVPDQHSPKMSPPNAAPPPPPPPPPVEDGLGTVQMPTHPHQIMPKSLVNGDMQQLLQPNGNTHIVAAKKIMPPFHDPRNDLMKAIRDGISLRKVEKSELKEIERNTAMLDVASILARRVAIELSESEDSDSEDDSEGWMEPNETSA
- the LOC108608279 gene encoding wiskott-Aldrich syndrome protein family member 3 isoform X7; this encodes MPLPKRSIEPVHVARSVYQQDELQSVELETVTNTTLTNIIRQLSSLSKHAEDVFGELARDVGNIGDRANSLQARIDRLAIKVTQLDSTVEEVPLTDITRKKAFKSAKVFDQQIFSRSTMPAPMLETYAQCDKPPPLDKLNVYRDDGKDGLKFYTDPNYFFELWRQEMIKDTERVMHDKGKKMHRPRQEGAGGGATNRHKKRVRTPHNTREKQRQIALGHGETLMPNNFIYRTPNAITNEESGYGNMGGIYDTRPPRPNSIELRTYPAEQLDGSGYDQLTPQTANQYAAAYGTNGIQQQQMHHQGQQQMYDGTLYGQYGQSGGQGALSPEPIYGPGTPSRNKPRPSQPPPAPPSNGSGGGTPNASNANTPTRGRSMSTSRDALPPPPPVPDVVSPMGVMNGNASGHMAAKLLGRTNSTSRAGSPQMAPSSTANDLVMAQLNNTFNSMSMAHNNQQSSDFPPPPPVPDQHSPKMSPPNAAPPPPPPPPPVEDGLGTVQMPTHPHQIMPKSLVNGDMQQLLQPNGNTHIVAAKKIMPPFHDPRNDLMKAIRDGISLRKVEKSELKEIERNTAMLDVASILARRVAIELSESEDSDSEDDSEGWMEPNETSA
- the LOC108608279 gene encoding wiskott-Aldrich syndrome protein family member 2 isoform X2, coding for MPLPKRSIEPVHVARSVYQQDELQSVELETVTNTTLTNIIRQLSSLSKHAEDVFGELARDVGNIGDRANSLQARIDRLAIKVTQLDSTVEEVPLTDITRKKAFKSAKVFDQQIFSRSTMPAPMLETYAQCDKPPPLDKLNVYRDDGKDGLKFYTDPNYFFELWRQEMIKDTERVMHDKGKKMHRPRQEGAGGGATNRHKKRVRTPHNTREKQRQIALGHGETLMPNNFIYRTPNAITNEESGYGTQLVQIQTVIADSDLQLGTLARRRPLPSELGNFQDLQDVDMGGIYDTRPPRPNSIELRTYPAEQLDGSGYDQLTPQTANQYAAAYGTNGIQQQQMHHQGQQQMYDGTLYGQYGQSGGQGALSPEPIYGPGTPSRNKPRPSQPPPAPPSNGSGGGTPNASNANTPTRGRSMSTSRDALPPPPPVPDVVSPMGVMNGNASGHMAAKLLGRTNSTSRAGSPQMAPSSTANDLVMAQLNNTFNSMSMAHNNQQSSDFPPPPPVPDQLLFQHSPKMSPPNAAPPPPPPPPPVEDGLGTVQMPTHPHQIMPKSLVNGDMQQLLQPNGNTHIVAAKKIMPPFHDPRNDLMKAIRDGISLRKVEKSELKEIERNTAMLDVASILARRVAIELSESEDSDSEDDSEGWMEPNETSA
- the LOC108608279 gene encoding wiskott-Aldrich syndrome protein family member 3 isoform X4; translated protein: MPLPKRSIEPVHVARSVYQQDELQSVELETVTNTTLTNIIRQLSSLSKHAEDVFGELARDVGNIGDRANSLQARIDRLAIKVTQLDSTVEEVPLTDITRKKAFKSAKVFDQQIFSRSTMPAPMLETYAQCDKPPPLDKLNVYRDDGKDGLKFYTDPNYFFELWRQEMIKDTERVMHDKGKKMHRPRQEGAGGGATNRHKKRVRTPHNTREKQRQIALGHGETLMPNNFIYRTPNAITNEESGYGNTVKPYNMLSHLENNSNLAKQTAIAITDMGGIYDTRPPRPNSIELRTYPAEQLDGSGYDQLTPQTANQYAAAYGTNGIQQQQMHHQGQQQMYDGTLYGQYGQSGGQGALSPEPIYGPGTPSRNKPRPSQPPPAPPSNGSGGGTPNASNANTPTRGRSMSTSRDALPPPPPVPDVVSPMGVMNGNASGHMAAKLLGRTNSTSRAGSPQMAPSSTANDLVMAQLNNTFNSMSMAHNNQQSSDFPPPPPVPDQLLFQHSPKMSPPNAAPPPPPPPPPVEDGLGTVQMPTHPHQIMPKSLVNGDMQQLLQPNGNTHIVAAKKIMPPFHDPRNDLMKAIRDGISLRKVEKSELKEIERNTAMLDVASILARRVAIELSESEDSDSEDDSEGWMEPNETSA
- the LOC108608279 gene encoding wiskott-Aldrich syndrome protein family member 2 isoform X1; protein product: MPLPKRSIEPVHVARSVYQQDELQSVELETVTNTTLTNIIRQLSSLSKHAEDVFGELARDVGNIGDRANSLQARIDRLAIKVTQLDSTVEEVPLTDITRKKAFKSAKVFDQQIFSRSTMPAPMLETYAQCDKPPPLDKLNVYRDDGKDGLKFYTDPNYFFELWRQEMIKDTERVMHDKGKKMHRPRQEGAGGGATNRHKKRVRTPHNTREKQRQIALGHGETLMPNNFIYRTPNAITNEESGYGTQLVQIQTVIADSDLQLGTLARRRPLPSELGNFQDLQDVDTVKPYNMLSHLENNSNLAKQTAIAITDMGGIYDTRPPRPNSIELRTYPAEQLDGSGYDQLTPQTANQYAAAYGTNGIQQQQMHHQGQQQMYDGTLYGQYGQSGGQGALSPEPIYGPGTPSRNKPRPSQPPPAPPSNGSGGGTPNASNANTPTRGRSMSTSRDALPPPPPVPDVVSPMGVMNGNASGHMAAKLLGRTNSTSRAGSPQMAPSSTANDLVMAQLNNTFNSMSMAHNNQQSSDFPPPPPVPDQHSPKMSPPNAAPPPPPPPPPVEDGLGTVQMPTHPHQIMPKSLVNGDMQQLLQPNGNTHIVAAKKIMPPFHDPRNDLMKAIRDGISLRKVEKSELKEIERNTAMLDVASILARRVAIELSESEDSDSEDDSEGWMEPNETSA
- the LOC108608279 gene encoding wiskott-Aldrich syndrome protein family member 3 isoform X6, with amino-acid sequence MPLPKRSIEPVHVARSVYQQDELQSVELETVTNTTLTNIIRQLSSLSKHAEDVFGELARDVGNIGDRANSLQARIDRLAIKVTQLDSTVEEVPLTDITRKKAFKSAKVFDQQIFSRSTMPAPMLETYAQCDKPPPLDKLNVYRDDGKDGLKFYTDPNYFFELWRQEMIKDTERVMHDKGKKMHRPRQEGAGGGATNRHKKRVRTPHNTREKQRQIALGHGETLMPNNFIYRTPNAITNEESGYGNMGGIYDTRPPRPNSIELRTYPAEQLDGSGYDQLTPQTANQYAAAYGTNGIQQQQMHHQGQQQMYDGTLYGQYGQSGGQGALSPEPIYGPGTPSRNKPRPSQPPPAPPSNGSGGGTPNASNANTPTRGRSMSTSRDALPPPPPVPDVVSPMGVMNGNASGHMAAKLLGRTNSTSRAGSPQMAPSSTANDLVMAQLNNTFNSMSMAHNNQQSSDFPPPPPVPDQLLFQHSPKMSPPNAAPPPPPPPPPVEDGLGTVQMPTHPHQIMPKSLVNGDMQQLLQPNGNTHIVAAKKIMPPFHDPRNDLMKAIRDGISLRKVEKSELKEIERNTAMLDVASILARRVAIELSESEDSDSEDDSEGWMEPNETSA
- the LOC108608279 gene encoding wiskott-Aldrich syndrome protein family member 3 isoform X5, which produces MPLPKRSIEPVHVARSVYQQDELQSVELETVTNTTLTNIIRQLSSLSKHAEDVFGELARDVGNIGDRANSLQARIDRLAIKVTQLDSTVEEVPLTDITRKKAFKSAKVFDQQIFSRSTMPAPMLETYAQCDKPPPLDKLNVYRDDGKDGLKFYTDPNYFFELWRQEMIKDTERVMHDKGKKMHRPRQEGAGGGATNRHKKRVRTPHNTREKQRQIALGHGETLMPNNFIYRTPNAITNEESGYGNTVKPYNMLSHLENNSNLAKQTAIAITDMGGIYDTRPPRPNSIELRTYPAEQLDGSGYDQLTPQTANQYAAAYGTNGIQQQQMHHQGQQQMYDGTLYGQYGQSGGQGALSPEPIYGPGTPSRNKPRPSQPPPAPPSNGSGGGTPNASNANTPTRGRSMSTSRDALPPPPPVPDVVSPMGVMNGNASGHMAAKLLGRTNSTSRAGSPQMAPSSTANDLVMAQLNNTFNSMSMAHNNQQSSDFPPPPPVPDQHSPKMSPPNAAPPPPPPPPPVEDGLGTVQMPTHPHQIMPKSLVNGDMQQLLQPNGNTHIVAAKKIMPPFHDPRNDLMKAIRDGISLRKVEKSELKEIERNTAMLDVASILARRVAIELSESEDSDSEDDSEGWMEPNETSA